CGGCTATTGAGATCACCCAGGGATCTGTGACTGCTTCAGAGATCCAACAGATCATCAACCTCGGGAAGTGGATGCTGGACCACCCCATCGATGTATTGCCTAATGTAGAAGCAACACTGAAAGACCTGAAAGAAGATTATATCTTGATGATCATTACAAAAGGAGATCTCTTCGATCAGGAAACAAAAATCGCCCGATCGGGATTAGCGGAACATTTCGAATGGATAGAGATCGTCAGTGAAAAGAATGAGGATTCTTATCAAAAGATCTTAACCGCTCATTCCATTTTACCGGATGAAGTGGTAATGATTGGCAATTCACTTAGATCGGACATCCTCCCCATGCGTAAACTAGGCTGTGAAGCCATTCACATTCCTTTTCATGTTACCTGGGTGCACGAGGAGGTGACAGCTGAACAACTGGATGGCATCAAATATGACCACTTATCTGACATTTCGTTAGTCCCCGACTTTATTCGACAGTTGGGATAAGAACTCCTGCCTATTTGAACCCATTGAAAGTATATTTGAGATTGAGCTAATAAAAATCCCATGACCTACTACAAGTCTCTCAATTTTTTCTGTAGCATTTTCATACTTGTCGCTCTGTTGAGTAGTTGCAGCACCGCGCCGGAACAAGAGCCTGAAGTAACTACTGAAACTTCAGACCCAAATGCATTCTCCTTATTGGAAATGACCATCCCTGAGCTGCAGGCGAAAATGGATAGTGGGGTACTCTCTTCTGA
This DNA window, taken from Cytophagales bacterium, encodes the following:
- a CDS encoding HAD family hydrolase — its product is MVITNNRKIQYVAFDADDTLWAHESMFQEAHQTYKSNLAHYISVEDLEKKLYEFEIKNIKHFGYGVKGFVLSMIETAIEITQGSVTASEIQQIINLGKWMLDHPIDVLPNVEATLKDLKEDYILMIITKGDLFDQETKIARSGLAEHFEWIEIVSEKNEDSYQKILTAHSILPDEVVMIGNSLRSDILPMRKLGCEAIHIPFHVTWVHEEVTAEQLDGIKYDHLSDISLVPDFIRQLG